The bacterium genome contains a region encoding:
- a CDS encoding Dabb family protein, producing MIDHIVLFKLKPGADTTAIENMCAALEDLKHRIPQVIEIHARPNFSERRQGHDIMLTSRFKNKEDLQIYADHPEHLRVVKELVAPIRESVIVGDIEF from the coding sequence GTGATTGATCACATCGTTTTATTCAAACTTAAACCGGGTGCAGATACTACCGCTATCGAAAACATGTGCGCTGCTTTGGAAGATCTGAAACATCGAATACCGCAAGTCATTGAAATTCATGCGCGGCCTAATTTTTCCGAACGTCGCCAAGGGCACGATATTATGCTTACGAGTCGTTTTAAAAATAAGGAAGATTTGCAAATTTATGCCGATCATCCTGAACATCTGAGGGTCGTTAAGGAACTCGTCGCGCCGATACGCGAATCGGTCATTGTGGGCGATATAGAGTTTTAA